The Bosea beijingensis genome contains the following window.
GGGCATCGGGCGGCGGGCTCCTCCTGGCTCTCGGCCGTTTTGGCTCGATCGAAACGATGTCCATGCTGAGGGCAAACCCTATTTCTTCTCCATCACGCATTGCAGCGGATGCATGTGCTTGCGCGCCAGATCCATGACGAGCGTAACCTTGGTCTCGGCGACTTCGTAGGTAAAGACGCCGCATTCGCCGACGCCGTTCTGATGCACATGCATCATGATCTGCGTGGCCTCGGAGCGGTCCTTGTTGAAGAACCGCTCCAGAACGTGAACGACGAACTCCATCGGGGTGTAGTCGTCGTTGAGCAGCAGGACGCGGTAGAGATTGGGCTTGCGCGTCCGCGTCCGGGTAAGGACCGCAGTGCCGCTGCCCTCGCGCCCATTGCCTTCGCGCCCGCCGCCATCGTTAGGCGGCTGGCCGCGCTTGGGGCGATCGGCCATGGCCAATCCACCGCCCGCGCGCACCGGACGCCCTGCCTGCCTTGCCTTGTCCTGGCCTGACTGCATCATTCCCGTCCGCGCCGTATCCATCGATCCTGCATCGCCACCCGAGATAGTGCTTCGCCTGTGAATTTACAGACCTCGCTCCCGCTTCGCCAGCCCGTTCGCAGCAAACATGGCCGATCCGCTCTCCGCAGGACCATCCTGACTTGACCCGACAGGGTTCACGGACATAAGCCCGGCGGCCCGCTGGACAAGGACGCTGCCATGACTCCCAACGCCATCGTGACCATCGGCGAGGATCTCGCCCGCCCCGTGCGCTTCGGCAATGCGCTGCCGCTCGCCCTGATCGCCGGTCCCTGCCAGATGGAAAGCCGCGACCACGCGCTCGAATGCGCGCTGGCGCTGAAGGAGATCGCAGACGAACTGAAGATCGGCCTCGTCTTCAAGGCGTCCTTCGACAAGGCCAACCGGACCAGCGTCAAGGGCGCCCGCGGCATGGGAATGAAGGCTGGCCTGCCCGTCTATGCCGAAATCCGCGAGCGCACCGGCCTGCCGGTCGTGACCGACGTCCACGAGGCCGACCAGTGCGCGCCCGTGGCCGAAGTCGTCGACATCCTCCAGATTCCGGCCTTCCTCTGCCGCCAGACAGATCTGCTCGTCGCCGCCGCGAAGACCGGGCGCGTCGTCAACGTCAAGAAGGGCCAGTTCCTCGCCCCCTGGGACATGATCAATGTCGCAGCCAAGGTGACCGAGAGCGGCAATCCGAACGTGATGCTGACCGAGCGCGGCGCCTCCTTCGGCTACAACACGCTGGTTTCCGACATGCGTGCGCTGCCGACCATGGCCGAGATCGGCGCCCCCGTGATCTTCGACGCGACCCATTCGGTGCAGCAGCCCGGCGGCAAGGGCGCCTCGACCGGCGGACAGCGCGAGTTCGTGCCGGTCTTGTCGCGCGCCGCGGTCGCGGTCGGCGTCGCCGGTCTGTTCATCGAGACCCATCCCGATCCCGACAAGGCGCCCTCGGACGGTCCCAACATGGTGCCGCTCTCCGAGTTCAAGGGCTTGATCGCCGAGCTTCAGGGCTTCGACCGCCTGGCCAAGTCGCGCACGGCCCCGACGGCCGTCGCCTATGTCTGAACCGGTTTCGCCCGCCCCATCTGAGACATCGCTCAGAACGCTTGTCCTCGTCCTGGGGGCCTGCGGATTCGCCTCGACCTTCACCATGCGGCTTATCGATCCGCTGGTCCCGACGCTCGCCGCTCATTTCGGCCGATCGATCGCGCAGGTCGCGGTGATGGCGACGGCTTTCTCGTTCTCTTACGCTTTCGGGCAGCCGATCCTCGGCCCCATCGCCGACGCGATCGGCAAGATCCGCACGATCGGCACCTGCCTCGCCCTTCTGGTCCTGCTGTCTGCCGCCTGCTCCTTCGCGCCGAGCTTCGAGACCTTGCTCGCGCTGCGCGCCGCCAGCGGCATCGTCGCCGGCGGGATCATCCCGATCGCGATGGCGGCGATCGGCGACCGGGCGACCATGGCGCAGCGTCAGATCACGCTCGGCCGCTTCACCGTCATCATGATCTTCGGCCAGATGGCCGGCGCCGCCTGTTCCGGCGTGATCGCCGAATATCTCGGCTGGCGTGGCGTCTTCCTGATGGCAGCCGGCATTGCCGCGCTCGCCTTTCTGATGCTGAGCCTGACGATGCGGCCGCGCGCCGATGCGGTGCGCCGCCGTCCGACCCTGGGGGGAGCGGTCGCGAGCTACGCGGCCGTGTTCTCGAACCCGCGCTCGAAGCTCCTCTATGCGCTGGTGATCACCGAGGGCAGCCTCATCTTCGGCATGCCTCCCTTCGTCGCGGCGATCCTGCAGGAGCGGGCCGGCATCGGCCCGTCGCTCGCCGGGCTGGTCATCGCGGGAACGGGCATCGGCGGGCTGATCTACGGCCTCTCGACCCGTATCCTGGTCGACCGGATCGGCCCTGCCCGCATGCCGGTTGTCGGCGGAGTCCTGATGGCGATCGGCTACGGGCTGTTTGCGCTGCCCTTCCTGCCGTGGTGGACCGCCGTGCCGTTCTTCGTGGTCAACGGCTTCGGTTTCTTCCTGATGCACGGCACGTTCCAGGCCCAGGCCACCGAACTCGCGCCCGGCGCCCGTGGCTCGGCCGTCTCTCTCTTCGCCTGCTCGCTGTTCGCCGGCCACGCACTCGGCCCCGTGCTGATGGGCACCGCGCTCCACGTGTTCGGCACGACCGGCGCCATCACCCTCTTCGCTGTCGGGATCGGGTTGCTCGGCATTGCCGCGCCGCGCATCCTGCCGATGCTCGGCGCGGCGGAAGCTCAGCGGCCGCGATAGGGCGCGACGCCCTGGTCAGGCAGCCACAGGCCCTTGGGCGGCTCCCCCGTCTGCCAGAACACGTCGATCGGGATGCCGCCGCGCGGATACCAGTAGCCGCCGATGCGGAACCATTCCGGCTCCAGCAGGTCGACCAGCCGCTTGCCGATGCCGACGGTGCAATCCTCGTGGAAGGCGCCGTGGTTGCGGAACGAGGCGAGATAGAGCTTCAGCGACTTCGACTCCACCAGCCACTGGCCCGGCAGATAGTCGATGACGAGGATGCCGAAATCCGGCTGACCGGTGACCGGGCAGATCGAGGTGAATTCCGGGCAGGTGAAGCGGGCGAGATAATTCGTGCCGGCATGCACATTTGGCACGCGGTCGAGCCGTGCTTCTTCCGGCGAGGTCGGCAAGGCGCTGCTCTGGCCGAGCTGCAAGGTCGAGGCGTCGATGGTCATGGGATGCTCCTGGATTTGGGCGGGGTTCTAGAGCATCTCCGGCCGATCTGTGAACTGCCGCCGTTTCGCACACTGCACAGCGCGGGCTCGACATGAAGCGGCGATGCCCTAAGCCCGATCGCAAATGGAATATTCAGTTGAATAGTCAAATTTTATACGATTGAACCCAATAGTTTTCTTAAATATTTCTCGATCTTCCACACGCTTGTTTGCGTGATCGTCCCGTACAATCTAGGTCGATTTCATGAAATCAGAATCCTAGACCGAGCTATATGATCATTGCCGGCATTTTATTCCTGATCGGCCTTCTGATCGGCCTGTCCCGCGGCTATCCGGCAATCCTTCTCGCCAGCGCTGCGGTCACGCTCATCGCCTTTCCGACCTGGATCATCCGCGGTGAGCTCGGTCTGTTCGTCGCCCTCGTCTGGATCGGCTATCTCTTTGCGCTACAGGCCGGCTTCCTGCTCGGCGGATATCTCGCCCTGCCCGAAGAGGGACAGGAACTACCAGAACCAGACCGGCCGCCCCGCGAGGAGGCACAGCCCCGCCCACCACAGGACGGTCAGGCCGGACCAGAACAGGACAGAGGTGAGTGACGGCCGGCGGCGGTCAGGCATGGTCTGGAACATAATCGTTTCCCGATGGGACGAAGCGTCGGAATGCCCGGCAAATCCGCAAGCTGCGCGCCATCGAGCCGCTGCCGCGTCGTCAAGGTCATGCGGATTGAGGCTTTCCCCGCGACAGGCTCTTGGCTAGAAGCGCCCTATTCATTCGCCCCGCCTCTCACGGAGCCTGCCATGACCGCGATCATCGACATCATCGGACGCCAGATCCTCGATTCCCGCGGCAATCCGACGGTCGAGGTCGATGTCGTGCTTGAAGACGGCTCGATGGGCCGCGCCGCCGTTCCGTCGGGCGCCTCGACCGGCGCACATGAAGCGGTGGAGCTGCGCGACGGCGACAAGTCGCGCTATCTCGGCAAGGGCGTGCTCAAGGCGGTCGAAGCGGTCAACGTCGCCATCGCCGAGGCGATCGTCGCCATGGACGCCGAGGACCAGACCGCGATCGACCAGGTGATGATCGATCTCGACGGCACCCCCAACAAGTCGAAGCTTGGCGCCAACGCCATCCTCGGCGTCTCGCTCGCCGTCGCCAAGGCCGCGGCCGAAGCCTCCGGCCTGCCGCTCTACCGCTATGTCGGCGGCACCTCGGCCCGCGTCCTGCCCGTGCCGATGATGAACATCGTCAATGGCGGCGCCCATGCCGACAACCCGATCGACTTCCAGGAATTCATGGTGATGCCGATCGGCGCGCCCTCCTTCGCCGAAGGCCTGCGCATGGGCGCGGAGATCTTCCACACCCTGAAGAAGAAGCTGCACGACGCCGGCCACAACACCAATGTCGGCGACGAGGGCGGCTTCGCCCCGAACATCAAGTCGGCGGAAGCTGCGCTCGATTTCGTCATGCAGGCGATCGAGACCGCCGGCTACAAGCCCGGCCAGGATGTCGCTCTGGCGCTCGACTGCGCCGCGACCGAGTTCTTCAAGGACGGCGCCTATGTCTACGAAGGCGAGCGCAAGACCCGCGATCCCAAGGCGCAGGCCAAGTACCTCGCCAAGCTCGTTGGCAACTACCCGATCGTCTCGATCGAGGACGGCATGGCCGAGGATGACTGGGAGGGCTGGAAGGCGCTGACCGATCTCGTCGGCTCGAAGTGCCAGCTCGTCGGCGACGATCTCTTCGTCACCAACGTCACGCGCCTGTCGCAGGGCATCAGGACGAAGACGGCGAACTCGATCCTGGTCAAGGTCAACCAGATCGGCTCGCTGACCGAGACCCTCGCCGCCGTCGAGATGGCGCAGCGCGCCGGCTACACCGCCGTGATGTCGCACCGCTCCGGCGAGACCGAGGATTCGACCATCGCCGACCTCGCCGTCGCCACCAATTGCGGGCAGATCAAGACCGGCTCGCTCGCCCGTTCGGACCGGACCGCGAAGTACAACCAGCTCCTGCGCATCGAGGAGGAACTGGGCGCGCAGGCGATCTATGCCGGCCGTAGCGCCCTGAAGGCGCTGGCCTGATCGATAGGTTCAGGCTGCCGCGCTCACCAGCGCGGCAGCAGGCCGTTCGCCTGCGTCAGGGTCCATGATCCTGCCGCCTGCACGCTTCCGGCCGCGCCGGACACCGCATCGACGACCTTCATCGCCGGTGCGACGACGTACTGCCGCAGGGATGAATCGGCAGCCTCGCCACTTGGAACTCCCGTCGTCTGATCCGTATCGACGACGCTCATGGCCACGGGGGGCAGGATCACCAGCGGCGCGGCCGATCCCTGCCCCCTCTTCTCGGATAGCACCGCGAGTCGACGCGGCGGCAGCGCGACGGCGCTGGCTGCGGC
Protein-coding sequences here:
- the clpS gene encoding ATP-dependent Clp protease adapter ClpS; the protein is MAMADRPKRGQPPNDGGGREGNGREGSGTAVLTRTRTRKPNLYRVLLLNDDYTPMEFVVHVLERFFNKDRSEATQIMMHVHQNGVGECGVFTYEVAETKVTLVMDLARKHMHPLQCVMEKK
- the kdsA gene encoding 3-deoxy-8-phosphooctulonate synthase, producing MTPNAIVTIGEDLARPVRFGNALPLALIAGPCQMESRDHALECALALKEIADELKIGLVFKASFDKANRTSVKGARGMGMKAGLPVYAEIRERTGLPVVTDVHEADQCAPVAEVVDILQIPAFLCRQTDLLVAAAKTGRVVNVKKGQFLAPWDMINVAAKVTESGNPNVMLTERGASFGYNTLVSDMRALPTMAEIGAPVIFDATHSVQQPGGKGASTGGQREFVPVLSRAAVAVGVAGLFIETHPDPDKAPSDGPNMVPLSEFKGLIAELQGFDRLAKSRTAPTAVAYV
- a CDS encoding MFS transporter is translated as MRLIDPLVPTLAAHFGRSIAQVAVMATAFSFSYAFGQPILGPIADAIGKIRTIGTCLALLVLLSAACSFAPSFETLLALRAASGIVAGGIIPIAMAAIGDRATMAQRQITLGRFTVIMIFGQMAGAACSGVIAEYLGWRGVFLMAAGIAALAFLMLSLTMRPRADAVRRRPTLGGAVASYAAVFSNPRSKLLYALVITEGSLIFGMPPFVAAILQERAGIGPSLAGLVIAGTGIGGLIYGLSTRILVDRIGPARMPVVGGVLMAIGYGLFALPFLPWWTAVPFFVVNGFGFFLMHGTFQAQATELAPGARGSAVSLFACSLFAGHALGPVLMGTALHVFGTTGAITLFAVGIGLLGIAAPRILPMLGAAEAQRPR
- the queF gene encoding preQ(1) synthase; the encoded protein is MTIDASTLQLGQSSALPTSPEEARLDRVPNVHAGTNYLARFTCPEFTSICPVTGQPDFGILVIDYLPGQWLVESKSLKLYLASFRNHGAFHEDCTVGIGKRLVDLLEPEWFRIGGYWYPRGGIPIDVFWQTGEPPKGLWLPDQGVAPYRGR
- the eno gene encoding phosphopyruvate hydratase, whose amino-acid sequence is MTAIIDIIGRQILDSRGNPTVEVDVVLEDGSMGRAAVPSGASTGAHEAVELRDGDKSRYLGKGVLKAVEAVNVAIAEAIVAMDAEDQTAIDQVMIDLDGTPNKSKLGANAILGVSLAVAKAAAEASGLPLYRYVGGTSARVLPVPMMNIVNGGAHADNPIDFQEFMVMPIGAPSFAEGLRMGAEIFHTLKKKLHDAGHNTNVGDEGGFAPNIKSAEAALDFVMQAIETAGYKPGQDVALALDCAATEFFKDGAYVYEGERKTRDPKAQAKYLAKLVGNYPIVSIEDGMAEDDWEGWKALTDLVGSKCQLVGDDLFVTNVTRLSQGIRTKTANSILVKVNQIGSLTETLAAVEMAQRAGYTAVMSHRSGETEDSTIADLAVATNCGQIKTGSLARSDRTAKYNQLLRIEEELGAQAIYAGRSALKALA